From the genome of Streptomyces sp. NBC_01304:
GCGGCGCACACCAGCCGGACCTGGTGCGCGTTCTCCAGGCTGCCCGGAACCCGAAGGCCGAGGATGCCCTGACGGCGGTCCTCATCGACCGGCTGACCGGGCACCGTGGAATAGGCCAGGATCCGCTGGCGCGGGTCTGTCGGACTGCCTTCCTCCGGCTGCTGCCCCCTGTTTGAGAGTTCATGCCTGTTGACCTTCGCCTGTCGCCACTTCGTGTGGCGGGGGCCCCGGGAGCCACATCGGGCCATCGCGGTTCGCGTTGGTCCAGGTGTGGACGTTCAAGAGGAATCCCAGCCTGTGGCATACGCGAATCTGTCCGACCCTTATTGGATGGACACGAACCCCGATGCTCGGCCTAGCGGTTGTGACGATCGGTGCCGCAGTCCTGTCGGTGGTGCTTCGTTGATCGCGCTCTCACCAGAAGGTGCCTGAGCAACTGCGGCGAAGGACGATGAGGGATCAGCACCGCCCTTGACCGCATCTGCTTAGCGGGGACCCTCCAGTTTGATCATCCCTTCGGGGAACAACCGCGGACCCTGGGGTCAACCCAGGTCAACCCCCGAAGGCCGGTCAGCACCGGCCAGTTGTACCTGTCGTCCGCCCCGTCGGGTCGGCGCAGACACCGGCCCTCTTCCAACGCTGCAGCAATCTCCCCCAGCCAGTCGGTAAGAGTCCAGCACTGCGAACCCGCCCAGTACGGCTCACTCCCCCCGTCAACCGACCAGCGCCCCAGGCCGCCGTAGGAGGGCTCCCCCTTGCGCACGTCCCCATACCAGCCGGACCAGATGTCCCCAGCCTTCCGGGCAAAAGGCAGAACCCCCGCCTCGCGCCCCCACTCCTGCGTCTGGGTCCGGTACTCCTCCACCAGCTGCTCAAGCGGCAGCATCATCATGTCGGACGACAAAATCCCCGAGCCGTGGCCCTCGTCGAAACCGTCATGGCCCCGATACGAGGCGGCGAGGGCCGCCGGAAGCTCCACCCCCAGGGCCGCCTCCGCCGCGGCGATGCCGGCTTCACCAGCCGGCGGGCGCAGCAAGGCGGCCGATGCCGGGGGCGAACTCGCGCAGCCACGCCTCGATCCGGCCCCAGGCCGTGATCACTCACTGCTTGGGCGTGCCCATTACTGTGATCGGCATGAGTGACGACACGCAAGGCCACGGTGGAGATCGTCAGCAGTGAGCTTCCCAGCCTGAATCTGCCGTCTCGTTAACATCTGTGGTCACAGTCCACAGGTCGAATTCCGCAGGCGCCCTGTGGCCCCAACCACTGTGTAGTGATGTGCGAGTGCCCCTGACTGGGCGTGCCGATTCGTGTCGTGCCCGGTGCGAGGGTGCACGCAGCTGCGGGTGCGGTCGCCCGTCCAACGAGCATCACCAATCGCTGCGTCATCCGGCCGCGCCGGAGTCGGTGACGGGGTTGTCGGCGTATCGGGGAGAGAGCCGGTAGGCGTGTTCCAGGGCTCGGATCATGTTCCGGATCAGGTCGCGGAGTTGATCGTCGGGGGGCATGCGCCGGAGGAGTTCGTGGATGGCCCTGCGGTGGCGTCGGCTGAGCTGTTCCACGAAGGCGGTGGCGTCCGGCAGGCCCATGGCGGGCTGCAGGACCAGGACGGCGTTGGCGCGGTCGCCGCGCGCGCGATCACGGTCGAGGCTCCCCAGGTCGTTGGAAAGGCGCGTCCAACTGCCCAGCTCGCGAAGGAGTGCGGTGAGCTCCGGTTCGTCCAGCCGGTGGGCTGTGCCGGTGTCATGCAGCAGGCAGAGTGTCGCAAGGAGCGCGGTCGCACCGATACTGGACTCCGCGATGGACAAGTAGTGGTCAATGTCCCCGTCGACCGGCCCGGTGAGCCATTCCCGCTCGCTCTCCAGCGCGGCCGCGTAGTCGTCGTGACTTGCTCGCCACCAGTCCAGTGCGACGGAGTCACCGAAGCCAGTCAGCAGGGACTCCTGATGCCGGAGGCAGGTGCCCAACTGGGCGGGCCGGCTATGGAGTTCCATCTGGTCGTCCATCCACAGGCCCAGGGCACAGTTGGCGGTCAGCACGATGCGCCGGTCGGACAGCGGTGGTTCGCCACTGCCGCCGTAGAGCGCCTCGACGAAGTCGGCCGCGGCAGCCACCTGGGCACGTGTGATGCCGAATCCGGCCCACAGGTGGCGGGTGCGGTGCTCCAGATCCGTCGGCAAGGGATCACTTCCTTAACTGTCGCACCGGGGGGGCCGCTCTGCGAGCCGTCCGTGAGGCAGCGGCTCAATACCGTTGGATCAGGCCGACGAAGCCCTCGAAGTCGGCGTGCGGGCGAGCCGGCAGATCTGCTTGCCGGAGGTGGCGAAGGGCTTGTGCAGCCGTGGTGCGGATCATCAGCTCGGTTCTGGCGCGTCCGCCACATCGCTCGACAACCACGGCCAGCTCGGCCAGTTCGTTCTCCGAGGCGGATGCGGTGCCCCGCAAGTAGGCGGCCACGGGCTCCTTGTCGGCGCCCCCGGCCCGCAGCGCCGAGGTGATGGGATAGGTGTACTTGCGCGCACGCAGATCGGAGTAGCTGGGTTCCTTGCCGTTAATCGCCCACAAGTCCTCAAGGTCGTTGTTGAGCTGCATCATGGTGCCCAGCTCCCGCCCGAGAGCCTCGATGGCGTCGACCTGACGTGCTGTGGCGCTGGATGCCAGGGCGCCGACGCGGCAAAGGAGCCCGAGCGGCACGGCCGTCTTCATGTTGATGACGGCCAGGTTCTCGGCCTCGGTGACCGGGCCCTCGGTCAG
Proteins encoded in this window:
- a CDS encoding SMI1/KNR4 family protein is translated as MLRPPAGEAGIAAAEAALGVELPAALAASYRGHDGFDEGHGSGILSSDMMMLPLEQLVEEYRTQTQEWGREAGVLPFARKAGDIWSGWYGDVRKGEPSYGGLGRWSVDGGSEPYWAGSQCWTLTDWLGEIAAALEEGRCLRRPDGADDRYNWPVLTGLRGLTWVDPRVRGCSPKG
- a CDS encoding terpene synthase family protein codes for the protein MPTDLEHRTRHLWAGFGITRAQVAAAADFVEALYGGSGEPPLSDRRIVLTANCALGLWMDDQMELHSRPAQLGTCLRHQESLLTGFGDSVALDWWRASHDDYAAALESEREWLTGPVDGDIDHYLSIAESSIGATALLATLCLLHDTGTAHRLDEPELTALLRELGSWTRLSNDLGSLDRDRARGDRANAVLVLQPAMGLPDATAFVEQLSRRHRRAIHELLRRMPPDDQLRDLIRNMIRALEHAYRLSPRYADNPVTDSGAAG